The Pirellulales bacterium genome window below encodes:
- a CDS encoding Gfo/Idh/MocA family oxidoreductase: MTRPLNFGILGCARIVRRAIAAALAATPAAQLSAIASRDQQTARAWADEYRIPTVHDSYEALIADPTIDAVYIPLPNELHKPWVLAAAAAGKHVLCEKPLALNAAEAQEMVDACRRHRVILFEAFMWRHQARVAHARKMLAGGQLGELRLVKMDFSFDIDRTDWRLDPRRGGGAIYDLGCYGINAARLFTGAEPVEVQARAHKYQTGVDMTMSMLLRFPRDVVALLDCSFECPYRNRIEIVGTAGAIELPEGVLPSPETELVLRHGETVDTIRFPKHDQYVGEIECFCASVAAGRLLDPAEDGLANVQVIDAVRRAAG; encoded by the coding sequence ATGACTCGCCCCTTGAACTTTGGCATTCTTGGCTGTGCCCGGATCGTGCGACGGGCCATTGCCGCGGCCTTGGCCGCCACTCCGGCGGCGCAACTATCGGCCATCGCCAGCCGCGACCAACAGACGGCGCGAGCCTGGGCTGACGAATATCGCATCCCCACGGTACACGATTCGTACGAGGCCCTGATCGCGGATCCGACGATCGACGCGGTTTATATTCCGCTCCCCAACGAGTTGCACAAGCCGTGGGTCCTGGCCGCCGCGGCCGCCGGCAAGCACGTGCTGTGCGAGAAGCCGCTGGCACTCAACGCCGCCGAAGCGCAGGAAATGGTCGACGCCTGCCGCCGGCACCGCGTGATCTTGTTCGAGGCGTTCATGTGGCGCCACCAGGCACGCGTCGCTCACGCCCGCAAGATGCTCGCCGGTGGCCAACTGGGCGAGCTGCGGCTGGTGAAAATGGATTTTTCGTTCGACATCGACCGCACGGACTGGCGCCTCGATCCGCGCCGCGGAGGCGGCGCGATTTACGACCTGGGCTGCTACGGTATCAATGCCGCCCGGCTGTTCACCGGCGCCGAGCCGGTCGAGGTACAAGCCCGGGCGCATAAGTATCAAACCGGTGTCGACATGACGATGTCGATGCTGCTCAGATTCCCGCGCGACGTGGTGGCGCTGTTGGATTGCAGCTTCGAATGCCCCTATCGCAACCGGATCGAGATCGTGGGCACGGCCGGCGCGATCGAGTTGCCGGAAGGCGTCCTGCCATCGCCGGAAACCGAGCTCGTCTTGCGACATGGCGAGACGGTCGACACGATCCGCTTCCCGAAGCATGATCAGTATGTCGGTGAGATCGAATGCTTTTGCGCAAGCGTAGCCGCCGGCCGCCTGCTCGACCCGGCCGAAGACGGCCTGGCGAACGTGCAAGTGATCGATGCCGTGCGGCGCGCCGCGGGTTGA
- a CDS encoding DUF1080 domain-containing protein, giving the protein MLSRTSTAGFKYGSSALAILFLSSATVVWGAKEYISGKVWQEPKIVDPGPVGGRPSDAIVLFSGNDMSAWEGGDKWEVADGVATAKGGGITSKQAFGDCQLHVEWAEPSVVTGSGQGRGNSGVYIQGLYEIQILDSYDNKTYFDGQCGAIYKQTPPLVNVCRKPGEWQMYDIIFEAPKFDDSGKLVKPAYVTALQNGVLILNHFQIEGASAWDAPPSYTAHAPKLPLSIQYHGNPVRFRNIWIREL; this is encoded by the coding sequence ATGCTTTCCCGAACCTCAACCGCTGGCTTCAAGTACGGATCGTCGGCTTTGGCAATTTTGTTCCTGTCGTCGGCCACGGTTGTCTGGGGGGCAAAGGAATACATCAGCGGCAAAGTGTGGCAGGAGCCGAAGATTGTCGATCCAGGTCCTGTCGGCGGACGCCCTTCGGACGCCATCGTCCTGTTCTCGGGCAACGACATGTCGGCTTGGGAGGGAGGCGACAAGTGGGAAGTCGCCGACGGTGTTGCCACGGCCAAGGGAGGCGGCATAACCTCGAAGCAGGCCTTCGGCGATTGCCAACTGCACGTCGAATGGGCCGAGCCTTCGGTGGTGACCGGTTCAGGACAAGGACGCGGCAACAGCGGTGTCTACATCCAGGGGCTGTATGAAATCCAGATTCTCGACTCCTATGACAATAAGACCTATTTCGACGGTCAGTGTGGGGCCATTTACAAGCAGACCCCGCCGCTGGTGAATGTCTGCCGCAAGCCGGGCGAGTGGCAAATGTACGACATCATCTTCGAAGCGCCGAAGTTCGACGACTCGGGCAAGCTGGTGAAGCCGGCCTACGTGACCGCCCTGCAAAACGGGGTGCTGATTCTGAATCATTTCCAAATCGAGGGCGCCTCGGCCTGGGACGCGCCGCCGAGCTACACCGCACACGCGCCGAAGCTGCCGCTGTCGATTCAATATCACGGCAATCCGGTTCGCTTCCGCAATATCTGGATTCGCGAGCTGTAG
- a CDS encoding dockerin type I domain-containing protein has translation MSLPERNRRFARQQSSPSGSRSLHIEPLEGRRLLAVFSANNVGSLIADIGLANSNGDASNTINLAAGTYTLSAGTGELLIQNTSATAHAKTLTIAGAGAAQTTIDGAGATRVFEIESAVGATMTVMMKSLAINNGVATDAGHLGGSDAIGGGILIDGGQVTLSAVSMGSNRAIGAAGATGAAGLPDGGNGLDGQNAAGGAIYLAAGALTLKNNSYVHDNYTQGGTGGEGGIGGFFGSAAASGGFGSQGEPGTPGEDFSDTHSLNGGDGGPGHDGTAGGTGADALRQAGKGGEGGKGGDASGGGIFVAGGQLSLQSSTVMFNSTFAGPGGKGGDGAGGSMLNGGFGGGGGGGGQGGRGGNGGFGGVTGILMGSNPHFFEAGSGGSGGTGGDGASGAPGGKGAKGGDGGDGGDGGKARGGGLFIAAGTVTMQSGAIDVDFAWGGAAGKGGEGGAGGAGGAGGGGGDGGAGGHGGNAGGFVDTESGNGDAGDGGDGGHSADGADGGDGGDAGDGGIGGNGGLASGASVFVAGGTLIVTNASMSGSPAHAGAGGDGGSGGEGGGGGEGGGGGTGGEGGVGGFGGEDNAGPDGGDGGDGGDGEDGSNGGVGGDGGVGGHGGAGGFGGDAQGGALAIAGGSVTLNNVLMQDNSVIGGVAGAGAPGGVGGEGGNGGRGGGGGSGGDGGFGGTTFLHGQYDGAAGNGGNGAHGGNGGDGGSGGQAGISGGGGGGGNAYGGSIYLAAGQLSIGTGTTYSGTLQAGLGGAGAPFGMGGSGGEAGEAGQGGLGGKGADGDTGPGNDGQDGEEGTEGEDGPDGPRSGLGIDGPVGKTAGTGFYSIGGSVTTSQPATHTAVVVQPSGAIAPNAPFTIEVDAVDANNDVDPTFTGQVILALGNNPGGATLSGTLSVTAVNGVATFTGLSLSKPGAGYTLNATIAGLGSTSTLPIDVQPAPQVANVLVDGTTWAGSFLNNLQLAGHGNGSGYSIPTGAAELKSLPWSTINQIQIVFTEAVTVSQASLDLSGAAGAYATSGFSYNPGTFTATWTLAHPIPSDRVTIDLHATGAAAVTSTGGVPLDGEWTSGTSAFPSGNGAPGGDFNFAFNVLPGDANQDGIVNSQDLALISSTWLSANSPADLNGDGITNSQDLATVSSQWLAALPAQPALATADAQTAVAASTAAALPAASGEANASASNAVVGAAVAANTALAPTLSTAPPSSGANDSVPPSVVTSSLVPGPTFHVAALEQRLASYLSSLPASGTSAKQTLEKLASAAEKLLDSPKVEQTLARLGEQAPGVLQQVETVTHTLLEDVHSWSLDEDVLDLLAATRHARHG, from the coding sequence ATGTCGCTTCCCGAACGAAACCGCCGCTTCGCCCGGCAGCAATCGTCTCCTAGCGGCTCGCGATCCCTGCATATCGAGCCGCTCGAAGGGCGCCGCCTGCTGGCGGTCTTCAGCGCCAATAACGTCGGCAGCCTGATCGCCGACATCGGCCTGGCCAATAGCAATGGCGACGCTTCGAACACGATCAACCTCGCGGCCGGCACCTACACGCTTAGCGCCGGCACGGGCGAGTTGTTGATTCAGAACACCAGCGCCACCGCACATGCCAAGACCTTGACGATCGCCGGCGCGGGCGCTGCGCAAACGACGATCGACGGCGCCGGCGCCACGCGCGTCTTCGAAATCGAGAGCGCTGTGGGCGCGACGATGACCGTCATGATGAAATCACTCGCCATCAACAATGGCGTGGCGACCGACGCAGGCCACCTCGGCGGCAGCGACGCCATCGGCGGCGGCATCCTCATCGACGGCGGGCAGGTCACGCTCAGCGCGGTCTCGATGGGTTCCAACCGCGCGATTGGCGCCGCAGGCGCTACAGGCGCGGCTGGTCTTCCTGATGGTGGAAATGGTCTAGACGGCCAGAATGCCGCCGGCGGCGCGATCTATCTTGCTGCGGGCGCGTTGACGCTTAAGAACAATTCCTATGTCCATGACAACTACACCCAAGGCGGCACCGGTGGCGAGGGGGGCATCGGAGGGTTTTTCGGCTCGGCGGCGGCCAGCGGTGGATTCGGTTCGCAAGGCGAGCCCGGAACGCCCGGCGAAGATTTTTCGGACACGCATTCGCTGAACGGTGGCGACGGCGGCCCCGGTCACGATGGAACGGCAGGGGGCACAGGCGCCGATGCCCTGCGTCAGGCCGGCAAGGGCGGAGAGGGCGGTAAGGGCGGCGACGCCAGTGGCGGCGGGATCTTCGTCGCCGGGGGCCAACTCAGCCTGCAAAGCTCGACGGTCATGTTCAATTCCACGTTCGCCGGCCCTGGTGGGAAAGGAGGCGACGGCGCCGGTGGGAGCATGCTTAACGGCGGCTTCGGCGGTGGCGGGGGAGGAGGCGGCCAGGGGGGGCGCGGAGGGAATGGCGGGTTTGGTGGCGTGACCGGCATCCTGATGGGGAGCAATCCTCATTTCTTCGAAGCCGGATCCGGTGGTAGCGGCGGCACGGGCGGCGATGGCGCGTCTGGCGCGCCAGGCGGAAAGGGTGCCAAGGGCGGCGACGGTGGCGACGGCGGCGATGGTGGCAAAGCGCGCGGCGGAGGTCTCTTCATTGCCGCCGGAACGGTCACGATGCAGAGTGGTGCCATCGACGTTGATTTCGCTTGGGGAGGCGCGGCCGGCAAGGGAGGTGAAGGGGGCGCTGGCGGCGCTGGTGGCGCCGGGGGCGGCGGAGGAGACGGCGGTGCAGGAGGACACGGCGGCAATGCCGGAGGCTTCGTCGATACCGAAAGCGGCAATGGCGATGCCGGCGATGGTGGAGACGGAGGACATTCGGCCGACGGTGCGGATGGGGGCGATGGCGGCGATGCCGGCGATGGTGGGATCGGCGGGAATGGTGGACTCGCGTCTGGCGCCAGCGTGTTCGTCGCGGGCGGTACGCTGATCGTTACCAATGCGTCGATGTCCGGCAGCCCAGCGCATGCCGGAGCAGGCGGAGACGGCGGGAGCGGAGGCGAAGGGGGCGGCGGTGGTGAAGGGGGCGGTGGAGGCACCGGTGGTGAAGGGGGCGTCGGAGGTTTCGGAGGTGAAGACAACGCCGGACCAGACGGCGGTGATGGTGGCGATGGAGGCGATGGCGAAGACGGCTCCAATGGCGGCGTCGGTGGTGACGGCGGCGTGGGAGGCCACGGCGGCGCGGGGGGCTTTGGCGGTGATGCGCAAGGTGGCGCGCTGGCCATCGCCGGCGGCAGCGTCACGCTGAACAACGTACTGATGCAAGACAACTCCGTGATCGGCGGTGTGGCCGGCGCGGGCGCGCCAGGCGGCGTCGGTGGTGAAGGCGGAAACGGGGGCCGCGGCGGTGGCGGCGGCTCGGGCGGCGATGGTGGCTTCGGCGGAACGACGTTCTTGCATGGACAGTACGACGGCGCGGCCGGCAATGGAGGCAATGGCGCCCATGGTGGAAATGGCGGCGATGGCGGCAGCGGTGGCCAGGCCGGCATCAGTGGCGGTGGCGGCGGCGGCGGAAACGCATACGGCGGTAGTATCTATCTCGCGGCTGGCCAACTCAGCATCGGCACAGGCACCACGTACAGCGGTACCTTACAGGCCGGACTCGGTGGCGCCGGCGCGCCGTTCGGCATGGGGGGCTCGGGCGGCGAGGCGGGAGAGGCCGGCCAAGGGGGTCTGGGAGGCAAGGGCGCCGACGGTGACACAGGGCCCGGCAACGATGGTCAAGACGGCGAGGAAGGTACCGAAGGCGAGGATGGGCCAGACGGACCACGCAGCGGATTGGGCATCGACGGCCCCGTCGGCAAGACCGCCGGCACCGGCTTCTACAGCATCGGCGGCAGCGTCACCACATCGCAACCCGCCACGCACACGGCCGTCGTCGTGCAACCGTCGGGGGCGATCGCGCCCAACGCTCCCTTCACGATCGAGGTCGACGCGGTCGACGCCAATAACGACGTCGATCCTACTTTCACCGGGCAGGTGATCCTCGCGCTTGGCAACAATCCGGGTGGCGCCACGCTCTCAGGCACGCTGTCGGTGACGGCCGTCAACGGCGTCGCTACCTTTACCGGTCTGTCGCTTTCCAAGCCAGGCGCCGGTTACACGCTGAATGCCACGATCGCCGGCCTCGGCTCGACGTCCACTCTTCCGATCGATGTGCAGCCAGCGCCGCAGGTCGCGAACGTGCTGGTCGACGGTACCACGTGGGCCGGTAGTTTTCTCAACAACTTGCAGCTCGCCGGACATGGCAACGGCAGCGGCTATAGCATTCCGACCGGAGCGGCGGAACTTAAATCGCTTCCCTGGTCCACCATCAATCAGATTCAGATCGTCTTCACCGAAGCGGTCACCGTCTCGCAGGCGAGTCTCGATCTGTCGGGCGCAGCCGGTGCCTATGCGACCAGCGGATTCAGCTACAATCCGGGCACCTTCACGGCCACCTGGACTTTGGCCCATCCGATCCCCAGCGACCGCGTCACGATCGACCTGCACGCCACGGGCGCCGCGGCCGTGACCAGCACCGGCGGGGTTCCCTTGGACGGCGAATGGACGAGCGGCACGTCCGCGTTTCCTTCAGGTAACGGCGCGCCCGGCGGCGATTTCAACTTTGCATTCAACGTCCTGCCCGGCGACGCCAACCAGGATGGCATCGTCAACTCCCAAGACCTGGCGTTGATTTCGTCCACCTGGCTGAGCGCGAACTCGCCGGCCGATCTCAACGGCGACGGGATCACGAACAGCCAGGACCTGGCGACAGTGTCGTCGCAATGGCTGGCGGCGCTGCCCGCCCAACCGGCGCTTGCCACGGCCGACGCGCAAACGGCGGTCGCGGCCTCGACCGCGGCGGCGTTGCCGGCGGCAAGTGGCGAAGCCAATGCATCGGCGAGCAATGCCGTCGTCGGCGCCGCGGTTGCGGCGAACACCGCGCTCGCACCCACGCTCTCCACGGCTCCGCCGTCCTCCGGCGCGAATGATTCCGTACCGCCATCCGTCGTAACGTCTTCGCTTGTCCCGGGTCCGACGTTTCATGTCGCGGCGCTGGAGCAGCGCCTGGCATCGTACCTGTCGAGCCTCCCTGCCAGCGGAACATCCGCGAAGCAAACGCTGGAGAAGCTGGCCTCGGCCGCCGAGAAACTGCTTGATTCGCCGAAGGTCGAGCAGACGCTCGCGCGACTTGGCGAACAGGCGCCAGGTGTTCTACAGCAGGTTGAGACCGTGACTCACACGTTGCTCGAAGACGTCCATTCGTGGTCGCTCGACGAGGACGTGCTCGATCTGCTGGCCGCCACGCGTCACGCGCGGCACGGATAA
- a CDS encoding sigma-70 family RNA polymerase sigma factor yields the protein MADGPVVPQIARLVVDHHADVYRYAYRLAGSVADAEDLTQQTFLAAQIKLAQLRSGDTARAWLFTILRNCYLKSRRRRVPLSAASVALDVNEIPADGAADGTIDRERLQAALNGLADEYKLVLLMFYFEECSYREIAERLGVPIGTVMSRLSRAKGQLRGRLFELELQTAGHRAEATAQGAFLRDSR from the coding sequence ATGGCGGATGGCCCAGTGGTACCGCAAATCGCGAGGCTGGTCGTGGATCACCATGCCGATGTGTACCGATACGCGTACCGGCTGGCCGGATCGGTCGCCGATGCTGAAGATTTGACGCAGCAGACCTTCCTGGCCGCGCAAATCAAGCTCGCTCAATTGCGATCGGGCGATACGGCGCGAGCCTGGTTGTTCACCATCCTGCGCAATTGCTACCTGAAATCGCGGCGGCGGCGCGTGCCGCTCTCCGCCGCCAGCGTGGCGCTGGATGTGAACGAGATTCCAGCCGATGGTGCAGCCGACGGAACCATCGATCGCGAACGGTTGCAAGCCGCGCTCAATGGGTTGGCGGACGAATACAAGCTGGTGCTGTTGATGTTCTATTTCGAGGAATGCTCGTATCGCGAGATCGCCGAACGATTGGGCGTGCCGATCGGCACGGTGATGAGCCGATTGTCGCGCGCCAAGGGGCAACTGCGCGGCCGACTGTTCGAGTTGGAGTTGCAGACCGCCGGCCATCGTGCCGAGGCCACGGCTCAAGGTGCCTTCCTTCGCGATTCCCGATGA
- a CDS encoding hydroxyacid-oxoacid transhydrogenase, whose product MADTFHDHDVVFEMATSHLRFGAGATSEVGMDLADMQARRVLLVTDARLARLAPVTKVCESLERERIQFELYDRVRVEPTDESFQEAIAIAAAGDFDAFVAVGGGSTIDTAKAANLYATYPADLLTYVNAPIGKARPVPGPLKPLIAVPTTAGTGSETTGVAIFDLLATHAKTGIAHRRLKPTLGIVDPDNTRTQPPLVAASCGLDVLCHALESYTAIPFDSRPRPPRPNLRPAYQGANPVSDIWSLKALELTARYLPRACRDPDDDEARWNMLLASSYAGMGFGNAGVHLCHGMSYPVSGMVRGYFPPGYPEDHALVPHGISVILTAPAVFRFTGPALPERHLRAAEVLGARVSGAALADAGEILAGRLVELIRDLNLPNGLAAIGFTVADVPALAKGALVQHRVTKLSPRPAGEDDLAELFENSLTLW is encoded by the coding sequence TTGGCCGACACTTTCCACGATCATGACGTCGTATTCGAGATGGCCACGAGCCATCTGCGCTTCGGCGCGGGGGCCACGTCCGAGGTAGGCATGGACCTGGCCGACATGCAGGCCCGCCGTGTGTTGCTGGTGACCGATGCCCGGCTGGCGCGGCTGGCGCCGGTGACCAAGGTCTGTGAGTCGCTCGAGCGCGAGCGGATCCAGTTCGAGCTTTATGATCGCGTCCGCGTCGAGCCCACCGACGAATCGTTTCAAGAGGCCATCGCGATCGCTGCGGCGGGCGACTTCGATGCCTTTGTCGCCGTGGGCGGCGGATCGACCATCGATACGGCCAAAGCCGCGAATCTGTACGCCACGTATCCGGCCGATCTGCTCACGTATGTCAACGCGCCGATCGGGAAGGCCCGGCCGGTGCCTGGGCCGCTTAAGCCGCTGATCGCGGTGCCGACCACGGCCGGAACCGGCAGTGAAACGACGGGCGTCGCGATTTTCGATCTGCTGGCCACGCACGCCAAAACCGGGATCGCGCATCGGCGCTTGAAGCCGACGCTGGGCATCGTCGATCCCGACAATACGCGCACGCAGCCGCCGCTGGTCGCCGCGTCGTGCGGGCTCGACGTGCTGTGCCACGCGCTGGAGAGTTACACGGCCATTCCCTTCGACAGTCGGCCGCGTCCCCCTCGTCCGAATTTGCGCCCGGCGTATCAAGGGGCAAATCCTGTGAGCGATATCTGGTCGCTCAAAGCACTCGAATTGACGGCACGCTACCTGCCGCGCGCCTGCCGCGATCCGGACGATGACGAGGCACGCTGGAACATGTTGCTGGCCAGCAGTTACGCGGGCATGGGATTTGGCAACGCCGGCGTACACTTGTGCCACGGCATGTCCTACCCGGTAAGCGGCATGGTGCGAGGTTATTTTCCGCCCGGGTATCCCGAGGATCATGCACTCGTACCGCATGGGATTTCCGTGATCCTTACGGCGCCCGCCGTATTCCGTTTCACGGGTCCGGCGTTGCCCGAGCGCCATTTGCGCGCGGCGGAAGTGCTGGGCGCCCGCGTTTCGGGGGCGGCGCTCGCGGATGCTGGCGAGATTCTGGCCGGGCGGCTGGTCGAGCTGATACGCGACTTGAACCTGCCCAACGGCCTGGCGGCGATCGGCTTCACCGTGGCCGACGTGCCGGCACTGGCCAAGGGAGCGCTCGTGCAGCATCGCGTGACCAAGCTTTCTCCGCGTCCCGCCGGCGAAGATGACCTGGCCGAGCTGTTCGAGAATTCGCTGACGCTGTGGTAG
- the cutA gene encoding divalent-cation tolerance protein CutA, which yields MSDALQVVTTTETKADAERIAAALVERRLAACVQIVGPITSTFRWEGKIQTSEEWLCIVKTRRPLYVLVEEAIRELHPYQVPEILATAVVAGSQTYLDWLRGELLTPGTDHE from the coding sequence ATGTCCGACGCACTGCAAGTCGTGACCACGACCGAGACCAAGGCGGACGCCGAGCGGATCGCGGCGGCGCTCGTCGAGCGGCGGCTGGCCGCTTGCGTGCAAATCGTCGGTCCGATCACCAGCACGTTTCGCTGGGAGGGTAAGATTCAGACGAGCGAAGAATGGCTGTGCATCGTCAAGACGCGGCGCCCGCTGTACGTACTGGTCGAGGAGGCCATTCGCGAGTTGCACCCCTACCAGGTCCCCGAAATCCTGGCCACGGCCGTCGTCGCGGGAAGCCAGACGTATCTCGATTGGCTGCGCGGTGAATTGTTGACGCCGGGAACCGATCACGAGTGA